The Actinopolyspora erythraea genome has a segment encoding these proteins:
- a CDS encoding sarcosine oxidase subunit beta family protein, with protein sequence MVADGNTPAPPERLWRNPEPKRNYDVVIVGAGGHGLATAYYLARNHGITDIAVVERGWLAGGNMARNTTIIRSNYLLDASAALYDHALRLWEELPEELDYEFHFSQRGVLNLAHTEQEVRDARRRAFANELNGVDAEWLTPDEIAEVCPILDTSPNLRYPVLGATYQRRAGIAKHDLVAWGLARKCDEMGVDFVQNREVTGFLTDGDRVVGVRTDKGDIGAGRVGLAAAGRTTLLTDTLGLRLPLQSHPLQAMATEILEPVHPCVVMSNHVHVYTSQAHKGELVLGAGIDTHNGYAQRGSVHVVENQLAAAVELFPVFARAHLLRTWAGTVDVTPDASPIIGPTPYENLFVNCGWGTGGFKATPGAGWVFAHTIATGSPHPLNEPYGMERFTTGALIDEHGAAAVAH encoded by the coding sequence TTGGTCGCTGACGGCAACACCCCAGCTCCTCCGGAGCGGCTGTGGCGCAATCCGGAGCCGAAACGCAACTACGACGTGGTGATCGTCGGTGCGGGCGGGCACGGACTGGCCACCGCCTACTACCTGGCGCGCAACCACGGCATCACCGACATCGCCGTCGTCGAGCGCGGGTGGCTCGCGGGTGGCAACATGGCCCGCAACACCACGATCATCCGCTCGAACTACCTGCTCGACGCCAGCGCTGCGCTCTACGACCACGCGCTGCGGCTCTGGGAGGAACTGCCCGAGGAACTCGACTACGAGTTCCACTTCAGCCAGCGCGGCGTGCTCAACCTCGCCCACACCGAGCAGGAGGTCCGCGACGCCCGCCGCCGCGCGTTCGCCAACGAGCTCAACGGGGTGGACGCCGAGTGGCTGACCCCGGACGAGATCGCCGAGGTCTGCCCCATCCTCGACACCTCGCCGAACCTGCGCTACCCGGTACTCGGCGCCACCTACCAGCGCAGGGCCGGCATAGCCAAGCACGACCTCGTCGCCTGGGGGCTGGCCCGCAAGTGCGACGAGATGGGAGTGGACTTCGTCCAGAACCGCGAGGTCACCGGGTTCCTCACCGACGGGGACCGGGTGGTCGGAGTGCGCACCGACAAGGGCGACATCGGGGCGGGGCGCGTGGGCCTGGCGGCGGCGGGCAGAACCACGCTGCTCACCGACACCCTCGGGCTGCGGCTGCCGTTGCAGAGCCATCCGCTGCAGGCGATGGCCACCGAGATCCTGGAACCCGTGCACCCCTGCGTGGTCATGTCCAACCACGTGCACGTCTACACCAGCCAGGCCCACAAGGGCGAGCTCGTGCTGGGGGCGGGCATCGACACGCACAACGGGTACGCGCAGCGCGGTTCGGTGCACGTGGTGGAGAACCAGCTGGCGGCGGCCGTGGAGCTGTTCCCCGTGTTCGCCAGGGCGCACCTGCTGCGGACCTGGGCGGGCACCGTGGACGTGACTCCCGACGCCTCACCGATCATCGGCCCCACCCCCTACGAGAACCTCTTCGTCAACTGCGGCTGGGGCACGGGCGGCTTCAAGGCGACCCCGGGGGCCGGATGGGTGTTCGCGCACACCATCGCCACCGGATCCCCGCACCCCCTCAACGAGCCCTACGGGATGGAGCGGTTCACCACCGGAGCGCTCATAGACGAACACGGCGCGGCCGCCGTGGCCCACTGA
- a CDS encoding GcvT family protein, with protein MASMLDSSARIVIIGAGIVGCSTAYHLAQRGVTDVLVVEQGPLFATGGSSSHAPGLVFQTSGSQTMTQLARYTVERFSAASVDGRPCFHQVGGIEVATSQARWDELHRKHGLATAWGLSGSLLTPEEVRERIPQLDPDRIYGGFHVPTDGIAKPVRAAESMAREAQRLGVRFAEHTEVTGFDVADGRINAVQTDRGTVTAERVLCCAGIWGPRIGEMVGVSIPVQPVAHQYAVTEPVDGLVAEAEEVEQPILRQQDSSLYFRQIHDRYGIGSYQHRVIPVTCDELAPTKAPGDGVEAPPEGGGWKGMSSVHPFTPEDFAKPFDEARELIPALRHTEVAEGMNGIFLFTADGAPVLGPTREVDNFWVAEAVWITHSAGVGLAMAEWMTDGVPSIDLRSADVRRFENFAHSDSYVAERSAQTFREVYDIIHPQQPPEHPRPLRTSPFYPRQLELDGFFLEASGWERPHWFDANASLVDDREIATPGPWASRYWSPIIAAEHQVTRERVAMYDMTSLCRAEVSGPGALELLQRLTTNQLDRAPGYVTYTLMLDPTGGIRSDITVARLSENTFQVGCNGQRDIAWMRDHADESTAVRDITGGTCCIGLWGPYARAVLQSLTETDVSHEQFRFFRAKQLFVREVPVTALRLSYVGELGWELYTTADFGLRLWDLLAGAGAEYGVIAGGRGAFSNLRLEKGYRAWGGDMWSVHTPDEAGLAFAVKPDKGQFVGRDALLRRREQPVRRKLCCLSVDDGTVVMGSEPVFAGPRDRRACGFTTSTGYGHSIGLSLAYAWLPSELSEAGTSVEVAYFGQRHPATVMSDPVFDPEMKRMRC; from the coding sequence ATGGCTTCGATGCTCGATTCGAGTGCACGCATCGTGATAATCGGCGCTGGAATCGTCGGATGCAGCACCGCCTACCACCTCGCCCAGCGCGGGGTGACGGACGTGCTCGTGGTCGAGCAGGGGCCACTCTTCGCCACCGGGGGGTCCAGCTCGCACGCCCCCGGACTGGTGTTCCAGACCAGCGGATCCCAGACGATGACCCAGCTGGCGCGCTACACGGTGGAGCGGTTCTCCGCCGCGAGCGTGGACGGCCGCCCCTGCTTCCACCAGGTGGGGGGAATCGAGGTGGCCACCTCGCAAGCGCGGTGGGACGAACTGCACCGCAAGCACGGTCTCGCCACCGCCTGGGGACTCTCGGGCAGCCTGCTGACCCCGGAGGAGGTCCGGGAGCGGATTCCGCAGCTGGATCCGGACCGGATATACGGCGGGTTCCACGTGCCCACCGACGGCATCGCCAAACCCGTGCGCGCCGCGGAGTCCATGGCGCGTGAGGCGCAGCGCCTGGGAGTGCGGTTCGCCGAGCACACCGAAGTGACCGGCTTCGACGTGGCCGACGGGCGGATCAACGCGGTGCAGACCGACCGGGGAACGGTCACCGCGGAGCGGGTGCTGTGCTGCGCGGGCATCTGGGGCCCCCGCATCGGCGAGATGGTGGGCGTGTCGATACCGGTTCAGCCGGTGGCGCACCAGTACGCGGTCACCGAGCCGGTCGACGGGCTGGTCGCGGAGGCCGAGGAGGTCGAACAGCCCATTCTGCGCCAGCAGGACAGCTCCCTGTACTTCAGGCAGATCCACGACCGCTACGGGATCGGCTCCTACCAGCACCGGGTCATCCCCGTCACCTGCGACGAGCTGGCCCCGACCAAGGCGCCGGGAGACGGCGTCGAGGCCCCTCCGGAGGGCGGCGGCTGGAAGGGGATGTCCTCGGTGCACCCCTTCACCCCCGAGGACTTCGCCAAACCGTTCGACGAGGCCAGGGAGCTGATCCCCGCCCTGCGGCACACCGAGGTCGCCGAGGGCATGAACGGGATCTTCCTGTTCACCGCCGACGGAGCGCCGGTGCTGGGACCGACCCGGGAGGTGGACAACTTCTGGGTGGCCGAGGCGGTGTGGATCACGCACTCCGCAGGTGTGGGGCTGGCGATGGCCGAGTGGATGACCGATGGCGTGCCCAGCATCGACCTGCGCTCGGCGGACGTGCGCCGGTTCGAGAACTTCGCACACAGCGACAGCTACGTGGCCGAGCGCAGCGCGCAGACCTTCCGCGAGGTCTACGACATCATCCACCCCCAGCAACCCCCGGAGCACCCCAGGCCGCTGCGCACCAGCCCGTTCTACCCGAGGCAACTGGAACTCGACGGGTTCTTCCTGGAGGCCAGCGGCTGGGAGCGCCCGCACTGGTTCGACGCCAACGCCTCCCTGGTCGACGACCGCGAGATCGCCACCCCAGGGCCGTGGGCGAGCCGCTACTGGTCCCCGATCATCGCGGCCGAGCACCAGGTGACCCGCGAGCGGGTGGCCATGTACGACATGACCTCGCTGTGCCGCGCCGAGGTCAGCGGCCCCGGAGCGCTGGAACTGCTGCAACGGTTGACGACCAACCAGCTGGACCGCGCCCCCGGCTACGTGACCTACACGCTGATGCTCGACCCCACGGGCGGCATCCGCTCCGACATCACGGTGGCGCGGCTCTCCGAGAACACCTTCCAGGTCGGCTGCAACGGACAGCGCGACATCGCCTGGATGCGCGACCACGCGGACGAGTCGACGGCGGTGCGCGACATCACCGGCGGCACGTGCTGCATCGGACTGTGGGGACCCTACGCCCGGGCGGTGCTGCAGTCGCTGACCGAGACGGACGTCTCGCACGAACAGTTCCGCTTCTTCCGGGCCAAGCAGCTGTTCGTCCGCGAGGTACCGGTCACGGCGCTGCGGCTGTCCTACGTGGGTGAGCTGGGCTGGGAGCTCTACACCACGGCCGACTTCGGTCTGCGGCTGTGGGACCTGCTGGCCGGGGCGGGCGCCGAGTACGGCGTCATCGCGGGCGGCCGGGGCGCCTTCAGCAACCTCAGGCTGGAGAAGGGATACCGGGCCTGGGGCGGTGACATGTGGAGCGTGCACACCCCCGACGAGGCGGGACTGGCCTTCGCGGTGAAACCGGACAAGGGCCAGTTCGTCGGTCGTGACGCGCTGCTCCGCCGCCGCGAGCAACCGGTACGACGCAAGTTGTGCTGCCTGTCCGTCGACGACGGCACGGTAGTGATGGGTTCCGAGCCGGTCTTCGCCGGTCCGCGGGACCGGCGGGCCTGCGGTTTCACCACGAGTACGGGCTACGGCCACAGCATCGGGCTCAGCCTCGCCTACGCGTGGTTGCCCTCGGAACTGTCCGAGGCGGGCACTTCCGTGGAGGTGGCCTACTTCGGTCAGCGGCATCCCGCCACGGTGATGTCCGATCCGGTATTCGACCCCGAGATGAAACGGATGCGCTGCTGA
- a CDS encoding methylenetetrahydrofolate reductase, with protein MTTNAHQQLQRYLRNSRYEVLPLRGVVEQVRELPAGTTVTVTSSPAKGTEATLDTAARLRDEGMHVVPHLAARLVRDSAHLTDLLAHVDDLGLTEVFVIAGDAERPAGRFTDALSLLRGMEEIGTRPYRLGITGYPEQHAFIPDRMTIQATDEKARYADYIVSQICYDPNTIASWVKSMRARGVELPVYIGAPGSIDPSKLLRISMKIGLGQSMRFLRKQHGVVSKLLTRYTPENVFDELSPYIVDPAYNIAGWHLFTFNEITKTRQWVVEMADRLQEVPA; from the coding sequence ATGACCACGAACGCGCATCAACAGCTACAGCGTTACCTCCGCAACTCCCGCTACGAGGTGCTACCGCTGCGGGGGGTGGTCGAGCAGGTGCGGGAGCTACCCGCCGGGACCACGGTGACGGTCACGTCCTCCCCAGCCAAGGGGACCGAGGCCACCCTCGACACGGCGGCGCGGCTGCGCGACGAGGGAATGCACGTGGTCCCCCACCTGGCGGCACGGCTGGTCAGGGACTCCGCCCACCTGACCGACCTGCTGGCCCACGTGGATGATCTCGGGTTGACCGAGGTGTTCGTCATCGCGGGGGACGCCGAACGGCCCGCGGGCAGGTTCACCGACGCGCTCTCGTTACTGCGGGGGATGGAGGAGATCGGCACCAGGCCGTACCGGCTCGGGATCACCGGTTATCCGGAGCAGCACGCCTTCATCCCGGATCGCATGACCATCCAGGCCACCGACGAGAAGGCACGTTACGCCGACTACATCGTCTCGCAGATCTGCTACGACCCGAACACGATCGCCTCGTGGGTCAAGAGCATGCGGGCCAGGGGCGTCGAACTGCCGGTCTACATCGGTGCGCCGGGCTCGATCGATCCGAGCAAGCTGCTGCGGATCTCGATGAAGATCGGGCTGGGCCAGTCCATGCGCTTCCTGCGCAAGCAGCACGGTGTGGTGAGCAAGCTGCTGACCCGCTACACCCCGGAGAACGTGTTCGACGAGTTGTCGCCCTACATCGTGGATCCGGCCTACAACATCGCGGGTTGGCACCTGTTCACCTTCAACGAGATCACCAAGACCCGGCAATGGGTCGTCGAAATGGCCGACCGGTTGCAGGAGGTGCCCGCATGA
- a CDS encoding glycine cleavage T C-terminal barrel domain-containing protein: MSINPTPAILQYPRIRKSPFFYASRRHGVGMYSVYNHTYHARHYGDPVAEYWHLLNGVTLWDVGVERQVEITGPDAFEFTNMLVPRDLNKCRVGQCKYVFITAEDGGIINDPVLLRLGENHFWLSLADSDVLLWAKGLAYSMGMNVQIREPDVGPVQVQGPKSREVMVDLFGESIQDIPYYYAVDRQLDGMDVIVSRTGYTAELGYEIYLHNASQDGVRLWERIWEAGQPYDMRVIGPCHIRRIEAGILSWGCDITYDTNPFEVGYGFEATWMVDLNQEADFIGKSALTRIYNEGITRKLVGVAMGGPEVGSFNDGSMIDTFPVRDPNGLRIGDVTSACYSPRLERNIGYAMVPISYHEVGTPLVVETQHGPQEAEVVEKPFLDPKKQIPKQFERQEEAAVSK, from the coding sequence ATGAGCATTAACCCGACCCCCGCGATCCTGCAGTACCCCCGTATCCGCAAGTCCCCGTTCTTCTACGCTTCGCGTAGGCACGGAGTGGGGATGTACAGCGTGTACAACCACACCTACCACGCCAGGCACTACGGTGACCCCGTAGCCGAGTACTGGCACCTGCTCAACGGCGTGACGCTGTGGGACGTCGGCGTCGAGCGCCAGGTGGAGATCACCGGACCGGACGCCTTCGAGTTCACCAACATGCTGGTCCCCCGTGATCTGAACAAGTGCCGGGTCGGGCAATGCAAGTACGTGTTCATCACCGCCGAGGACGGGGGCATCATCAACGACCCCGTGCTGCTGCGTCTCGGGGAGAACCACTTCTGGCTGTCGCTGGCCGACAGCGACGTGCTGCTGTGGGCCAAGGGGCTCGCCTACAGCATGGGGATGAACGTCCAGATCCGTGAGCCCGACGTGGGGCCGGTCCAGGTGCAGGGCCCGAAGTCCCGCGAGGTCATGGTGGACCTGTTCGGGGAGTCCATCCAGGACATCCCGTACTACTACGCCGTGGACCGGCAGCTGGACGGCATGGACGTGATCGTCTCGCGCACCGGTTACACGGCCGAGCTCGGGTACGAGATCTATCTGCACAACGCCAGCCAGGACGGGGTGCGCCTCTGGGAGAGGATCTGGGAAGCTGGCCAGCCCTACGACATGCGGGTGATCGGCCCCTGCCACATCCGCCGCATCGAGGCGGGCATCCTCTCCTGGGGCTGCGACATCACCTACGACACCAACCCGTTCGAGGTCGGTTACGGCTTCGAGGCGACCTGGATGGTCGACCTCAACCAGGAGGCGGACTTCATCGGCAAGTCGGCACTGACCCGGATCTACAACGAGGGGATCACCCGCAAGCTGGTGGGTGTGGCCATGGGCGGCCCCGAGGTGGGCAGCTTCAACGACGGCTCGATGATCGACACCTTCCCGGTCCGGGACCCCAACGGACTGCGCATCGGCGACGTCACCTCCGCCTGCTACTCACCGAGGCTGGAACGCAACATCGGCTACGCGATGGTGCCGATCAGCTACCACGAGGTGGGTACCCCGCTCGTGGTGGAGACCCAGCACGGTCCGCAGGAAGCCGAGGTGGTGGAGAAGCCCTTCCTCGACCCGAAGAAGCAGATCCCCAAGCAGTTCGAACGGCAGGAAGAAGCGGCGGTGTCGAAATGA
- a CDS encoding GntR family transcriptional regulator, whose protein sequence is MSEAVNSPSGDSSPQRLSQAERAYLTLREEILSLRLAPGSPVQEEALTRELGLGRTPFREAVKRLAAESLVAIYPRRGTFVTEVNITDHALIADVRRRLEGHAARRAAERATEAERTELAELVELVERVPEEPDSVMDVDARVHRALYRCTHNGYLESTLGQYYNLALRIWGLFFDRLNDVTSHVTEHTELLKAVIAADADRADRVAVNHVDHFENSIRQVL, encoded by the coding sequence GTGTCGGAAGCGGTCAATTCCCCATCGGGTGACAGTTCGCCGCAGCGGCTCTCGCAGGCGGAGCGCGCCTACCTGACCCTGCGGGAGGAGATCCTGTCGCTGCGCCTGGCCCCCGGCTCCCCGGTGCAGGAGGAGGCCCTCACCCGCGAACTCGGCCTCGGCCGCACTCCGTTCCGGGAAGCCGTGAAGCGGCTCGCCGCCGAGTCGCTGGTGGCCATCTACCCCCGCAGGGGAACCTTCGTCACCGAGGTCAACATCACCGACCACGCACTGATCGCCGACGTGCGGCGCAGGCTGGAGGGACACGCGGCCCGCCGGGCGGCCGAGCGGGCCACCGAGGCCGAGCGAACCGAGCTCGCCGAGCTGGTCGAGCTCGTCGAGCGGGTGCCCGAGGAACCGGACTCGGTGATGGACGTGGACGCGCGGGTGCACCGCGCGCTGTACCGCTGCACGCACAACGGTTACCTGGAAAGCACGCTCGGTCAGTACTACAACCTCGCACTGCGCATCTGGGGACTGTTCTTCGACCGGTTGAACGACGTCACGAGCCACGTCACCGAACACACCGAGTTGCTGAAGGCCGTCATCGCCGCCGACGCGGACCGCGCGGACCGCGTCGCGGTGAACCACGTCGATCACTTCGAGAACTCGATCCGCCAGGTGCTCTGA